One window from the genome of Phormidium ambiguum IAM M-71 encodes:
- a CDS encoding circadian clock protein KaiA yields MRLSLTICTLLDSETLTRSLQHYLSDERYVLTRYKSQPEFFQFVESQKETLDCLILEDSPDLLPLVNQLYTQGSLLPLIILKPDSQITENNSPSQPSSETSDVQQSEQDPETATIEAPKNPAKELISGEGSFFYHAAVTVYYSQLSHITHYIDEAIANFLKLSSVASWCEENSNTDTIPQEENVLLQQQRRLAEKLKERLGYLGVYYKRNPQNFFRHLPSEERQEFIINFKSAYRHIVLEYFLGNSNLNQKIDEFVNVAFFADISVTYIVEIHMELMDEISKQLKLEGRSDEILLDYRLTLIDVIAHLCEMYRRSLPKDS; encoded by the coding sequence GTGCGATTGTCACTTACTATCTGTACATTACTCGATTCTGAAACTCTGACCCGATCGCTTCAGCATTATTTAAGCGATGAACGCTACGTGCTGACTCGATACAAATCACAACCAGAGTTTTTCCAATTTGTCGAAAGCCAAAAAGAAACCCTAGACTGCCTGATTTTAGAGGATAGCCCTGATTTACTACCATTGGTTAATCAGCTATACACACAGGGATCGCTCCTGCCACTAATTATCTTAAAGCCAGATTCACAAATTACTGAGAATAATTCTCCCAGCCAGCCATCATCAGAAACATCTGATGTTCAACAAAGCGAGCAAGATCCAGAAACAGCAACTATCGAAGCACCAAAAAATCCTGCCAAAGAGCTAATATCAGGAGAAGGGAGCTTTTTTTATCATGCTGCTGTCACTGTCTATTACAGCCAACTTAGCCATATAACTCATTATATTGATGAGGCGATCGCTAACTTCCTCAAGCTCTCTTCAGTAGCCTCGTGGTGTGAAGAAAATTCCAATACCGACACCATCCCCCAAGAAGAAAACGTTTTACTTCAGCAGCAGCGCCGACTAGCTGAGAAACTGAAGGAACGATTAGGATACTTAGGTGTGTATTACAAGCGAAACCCCCAAAACTTTTTCCGCCATCTTCCTTCAGAGGAAAGACAAGAGTTCATCATCAATTTTAAATCCGCATATCGGCACATTGTTTTAGAATACTTTCTCGGAAATAGCAATCTCAATCAAAAAATTGATGAATTTGTAAATGTAGCTTTCTTTGCAGATATTTCTGTTACTTATATCGTAGAGATTCACATGGAGTTAATGGATGAAATATCTAAACAATTAAAACTTGAAGGACGCAGCGATGAAATCCTCCTAGATTATCGTCTCACCTTAATCGATGTTATCGCCCATCTTTGTGAAATGTATCGCCGCTCGTTACCAAAAGACTCTTGA
- a CDS encoding ATP-binding protein, which yields MPSPDVREFIAFVPCCTESTSLGDILEIFQQHQCDRMVVVNEQDVPLGVLHLYSLLPYLRERKGKKSPAAAPKTAENLVNQEKTVSARDRESASKSSLLQPLSELNLSVITPLNTLSAELSWQEFWPDLQNEISHLGKTKDLGLVNSSGKFLGLLDVQRLLEFIATDSSTQQGNQKSINFPKVSLVNQKSLANETITLNSLMQLLERLPLPLMLQTGNGQSIKQNFAWRQYFDSLQDADWLRREIAELLEFLPAEIQENLPNEINYCQEKASNWKDNDQERFAAPVSLPKLCQIGNNPDSCTCVCPMQNGTERVWQFVKIPLGNIFPNSDFSSRDPSLSIDFFQPDELRITNLISRNLLGEAVDNILPTSGKNLSENDLWLVLAQDVTESHQVAKELAAKNADLMQLNRLKDEFLACISHELKTPLTAILGLSSLLKDQVLGELNDRQARYTRLIHQSGRHLMTIVNDILDLTRMETGQLELMLAPVDIHAVCDRAYQQSRQIHLSRKSADPDDLNSNEPEPKFILSIEPRLDTLVADEMRLRQMLVHLLTNALKFTEVTGEIGLKASYWEGWIAFTIWDTGIGIPEDKQHLIFQKFQQLENPLTRQFEGTGLGLVLTQRLARLHGGDVSFTSKPGSGSEFTLLLPPSPPNSQWEIETEGTGEKFSFNGTGINTTANLSITNISYRLVLVVESIPRLIEDLSQPLTSLGYRVVIARSGTEALEKARRLQPFAIFLNPLLPLLSGWDVLTLLKASSQTQHIPVIVTASRGEKEYAYGKRADGFLSLPIQEDSLKKSLEKITNPAKISQQQSKNTSLTILRLNASDKNLELRIRNPTSESDLSKLLYQQNYRVLEADDLVQAELLAKIWQPHVVVLEGKIVEPQSYLEQLIEYQSLASLPLITMDEATTHAALKVGNKKENTTLQVYPCLGIDGALPEASILLQAIQVAAGISCKLTILVVDICTLPDLGKSFNNEQQENLSKVNCKKRTEWLQALIQYLQTADLRVVTGQSWAEVLRQAQHCSVDLLLIDLGKSTPNSNLVKALSDLRQVAQRPPTLVLIKPEDNKQNFANEMAISSEGKTVYQTDFWTSTLGDVATNILPSSISMEELLSQIRHTFFQANSNSANPQIFVNKLMRSYHETRSIDL from the coding sequence ATGCCCAGTCCAGATGTCAGAGAATTTATCGCTTTTGTTCCCTGTTGTACCGAGAGTACTTCTTTGGGAGATATTCTGGAAATTTTCCAGCAGCATCAGTGCGATCGCATGGTAGTAGTGAATGAACAAGATGTTCCTTTAGGAGTATTGCATTTATATAGTTTACTGCCTTACCTACGAGAAAGAAAGGGGAAAAAATCTCCGGCTGCTGCGCCAAAAACTGCGGAAAATTTGGTAAATCAAGAAAAAACTGTTTCTGCGCGCGATCGGGAATCAGCAAGTAAATCAAGTTTGCTTCAGCCTTTATCAGAACTAAATTTATCAGTTATTACGCCATTGAATACTTTATCTGCTGAACTTAGTTGGCAGGAATTTTGGCCCGATCTCCAAAATGAAATTTCTCATTTAGGTAAAACAAAAGATTTGGGTTTAGTTAATTCATCAGGTAAATTTTTAGGACTATTAGATGTTCAACGTTTATTAGAATTTATTGCTACTGATTCCTCCACACAGCAAGGCAATCAAAAATCGATTAATTTTCCCAAAGTATCACTGGTCAATCAAAAAAGTCTGGCGAATGAAACAATCACCTTGAATTCTTTAATGCAGCTTTTAGAAAGGCTACCTTTGCCTTTAATGTTACAAACTGGTAATGGTCAATCAATTAAACAAAATTTTGCTTGGAGACAATACTTTGATTCATTACAAGATGCTGATTGGCTAAGAAGGGAAATTGCCGAATTATTAGAATTTTTACCCGCAGAAATACAGGAAAACTTACCAAATGAAATAAATTATTGTCAAGAAAAAGCCAGCAACTGGAAAGATAATGACCAAGAAAGATTTGCGGCACCTGTTTCTTTACCCAAGTTGTGCCAAATAGGAAATAATCCCGATAGTTGTACTTGTGTTTGTCCGATGCAAAATGGGACAGAAAGAGTTTGGCAGTTTGTTAAAATACCATTAGGTAATATTTTTCCTAATTCCGATTTCTCGTCAAGAGATCCAAGTTTATCAATTGATTTTTTCCAACCTGATGAATTACGGATAACTAACTTGATTTCCCGGAATTTATTAGGGGAAGCAGTAGATAATATACTCCCAACATCAGGAAAAAATTTATCAGAAAATGATTTATGGTTAGTATTAGCTCAAGATGTTACAGAGTCGCATCAAGTAGCTAAGGAGTTGGCGGCAAAAAATGCCGATTTAATGCAATTAAATCGGTTAAAAGATGAGTTTTTAGCTTGTATTAGTCATGAACTAAAAACCCCGTTAACGGCGATTTTAGGTTTATCAAGTTTGTTAAAGGATCAAGTATTAGGAGAATTGAACGATCGCCAAGCGCGTTATACCAGATTAATTCATCAGAGTGGTCGTCATTTAATGACTATAGTTAATGATATTTTAGATTTAACGCGGATGGAAACTGGACAGTTAGAATTAATGTTAGCACCAGTGGATATTCATGCAGTGTGCGATCGAGCTTATCAGCAATCTCGGCAAATTCATTTAAGCAGAAAAAGCGCCGATCCTGATGACTTAAATTCTAACGAACCAGAACCCAAGTTTATATTATCAATTGAACCAAGATTAGATACTTTAGTCGCCGATGAAATGCGTCTGCGACAAATGCTAGTTCATCTATTAACTAACGCTTTAAAATTTACCGAAGTCACCGGAGAAATTGGCTTAAAAGCAAGTTACTGGGAAGGATGGATTGCTTTTACTATTTGGGATACAGGTATTGGCATTCCCGAAGACAAACAACACTTAATTTTTCAAAAGTTTCAACAATTAGAAAACCCCTTAACTCGACAGTTTGAAGGAACCGGATTAGGATTAGTATTAACCCAACGTTTAGCGCGGTTGCATGGGGGAGATGTTAGTTTTACTTCTAAACCTGGAAGCGGAAGTGAATTTACTTTATTATTACCTCCTAGTCCACCCAATAGTCAGTGGGAAATAGAAACAGAAGGTACAGGTGAAAAATTCTCTTTTAATGGAACTGGTATTAATACCACAGCTAATTTATCGATTACGAATATTTCTTATCGCTTAGTTTTAGTTGTCGAATCAATCCCCAGATTAATAGAAGATTTAAGCCAACCACTTACCAGTTTAGGTTATCGAGTGGTAATTGCGCGATCGGGAACTGAAGCCTTAGAAAAAGCCCGTAGATTACAACCGTTTGCTATTTTCTTAAATCCCCTATTACCTTTGCTTTCTGGTTGGGATGTCTTAACTTTATTAAAAGCATCTTCCCAAACTCAACATATACCCGTAATTGTCACTGCTAGTCGAGGAGAAAAAGAATATGCTTACGGCAAACGTGCAGATGGATTTTTGTCTTTACCAATCCAAGAAGATAGTCTGAAAAAAAGTTTAGAAAAAATCACTAACCCAGCTAAAATTTCTCAACAACAATCAAAGAATACTAGTTTAACAATTCTCCGCTTGAATGCAAGTGATAAAAATTTAGAATTGCGAATTCGCAATCCTACTTCGGAATCTGATTTAAGTAAATTATTATATCAACAAAATTATCGAGTTTTAGAAGCTGATGATTTAGTGCAAGCCGAATTATTAGCGAAAATTTGGCAACCTCATGTAGTTGTATTAGAAGGTAAAATTGTCGAACCCCAAAGCTATTTAGAACAATTAATTGAATATCAATCTTTAGCGAGTTTGCCATTAATAACAATGGATGAGGCAACAACTCATGCAGCTTTAAAAGTTGGGAATAAAAAGGAAAATACAACTTTACAAGTGTATCCTTGTTTGGGAATTGATGGAGCTTTACCAGAAGCCAGCATTCTACTACAAGCAATTCAAGTTGCGGCGGGTATTAGTTGCAAATTAACCATTTTGGTAGTTGATATTTGCACGCTGCCAGATTTAGGCAAAAGCTTTAATAATGAACAACAAGAAAATTTATCGAAGGTAAATTGTAAAAAACGTACAGAATGGTTGCAAGCTTTAATTCAATATTTACAAACTGCTGATTTGCGAGTTGTAACTGGTCAATCTTGGGCAGAAGTTTTACGACAAGCACAACATTGTAGTGTGGATTTATTACTAATTGACTTAGGAAAAAGTACACCTAATTCAAATTTAGTAAAAGCTTTATCTGATTTGCGACAAGTAGCCCAACGACCTCCAACACTAGTGTTAATTAAACCAGAGGATAATAAACAAAACTTTGCCAATGAAATGGCTATTTCATCTGAAGGGAAAACAGTTTATCAAACCGATTTTTGGACTTCTACTTTAGGTGACGTTGCGACTAATATTTTGCCTAGTTCAATTTCAATGGAAGAGTTGTTGAGTCAAATTAGACATACTTTTTTCCAGGCTAATTCTAATAGTGCTAATCCTCAAATATTCGTGAATAAATTAATGAGAAGTTATCACGAAACGCGATCGATCGATCTATAA
- a CDS encoding 4Fe-4S single cluster domain-containing protein, with protein MKEPKANQYMELLEIPPGYVNIMGYVDESEVNGPGCRAVIWVQGCLRECPGCFNPASWSFEINDLVSIDSLVHRILSNPKNTGVTFSGGEPFWQASALASVAQKVRAEGLNVMSFTGFTLEQLRSEYAPAGAHELLEQLDILIDGPYVQHLAVHSPDCPVASSNQKVHVFNPALTDKISWASDQIEIHILKDGSRVVTGYYGQLQLDEA; from the coding sequence ATGAAAGAACCAAAAGCTAACCAATACATGGAACTTCTGGAAATTCCCCCAGGCTATGTCAATATTATGGGATATGTAGACGAATCCGAAGTTAATGGCCCTGGCTGTCGGGCGGTAATTTGGGTACAGGGATGTTTGCGCGAATGTCCGGGTTGTTTTAATCCCGCTTCTTGGTCTTTTGAAATTAATGATTTAGTTTCTATTGATAGTTTAGTTCACCGAATTTTGAGTAATCCGAAAAATACTGGGGTAACTTTTTCTGGTGGCGAACCTTTTTGGCAAGCGTCGGCTTTGGCGAGTGTAGCGCAAAAAGTTCGGGCGGAAGGTTTAAATGTCATGTCGTTTACTGGTTTTACTTTAGAACAATTGCGATCGGAATATGCCCCCGCTGGTGCTCATGAATTACTAGAACAATTAGATATATTAATTGATGGCCCTTACGTGCAGCATTTGGCTGTACATTCTCCTGATTGTCCGGTAGCTTCTAGTAATCAAAAAGTTCACGTTTTTAATCCAGCTTTAACAGATAAAATTTCTTGGGCGAGTGACCAAATTGAAATACATATTTTGAAAGATGGGAGTAGGGTTGTAACTGGTTATTATGGTCAGTTGCAGTTGGATGAGGCGTAA
- a CDS encoding DNA methyltransferase, which yields MLSPKEFDYKSIEPIATPIEPLRQGAKRNWGSHPYFTRRAWNVVQEYIRTFSRKGDVILDPFGGSGVTAVEALVLRRKAIHCDINPLANFICSQIAVSPVDIDSFKAAFDEIEKNCKDAINQVYNMSDEQVDNLEIKYWYPQGIKLPNNADAVYVEQIHTKRQLFSLSLLLYHINQISDDIINCLMKFVFSATLNKTNLTFSSTHGRKASRGNSGIMHRLRYWIPPNPLDLNVWEQFELKFINTVKFKLETNLVIDNFYQENISIFNLSATNLSNSIKQESVDYIYTDPPYGKHIAYLGLSTMWNAWLGFSVDDQSKQLEVIEGGDLNKSKQNYIALLECSIEQMFQVLKFDRWMSIVFSHKDPAYWDAIIKSAQAAGFEYVNTAVQPSYMQSLHKKQNPLRVLSGELVLNFRKVKNPKTIAISKVGTDVVQLIKQVAELTVVKNSGASTEDIYNSLIPQLLENGLLGEVKKKIDDITPLLREEFDYCDIDNLWKIRPNTKIGCFIPIELRIRHYLLDYLRRLEKEGKAATFDQIVLNVMPNLINGQTPANQTILNILEQIAYSPDGKHWQLNKPEDKQLEFDLGISFGSPLLPNLIFPKDANQIEHDLLIYALAKIGIAVGLKVHIGKKEQGSSSWNGESFKTISLSELPIKKQLTQWQRDKIEQIDLIWFDSLGSAIFAFEIETSTPITTGIDRFMELLKVYPNLAKNIVLVIPKKRLNKMNKLLKESHYIGHPLYMENKLSYIFSNQIADIYSKLTTQNNLSLEKILGEIQKKLTFPNFTT from the coding sequence ATGTTAAGCCCTAAAGAATTTGACTATAAATCTATCGAACCTATAGCAACACCAATTGAACCCCTCAGACAAGGTGCAAAACGCAATTGGGGTAGTCATCCATATTTCACCAGACGCGCTTGGAATGTTGTCCAAGAATATATTCGTACTTTTAGCCGAAAAGGAGATGTAATTCTCGATCCTTTTGGTGGATCAGGAGTAACAGCTGTTGAAGCCCTAGTTTTGCGTCGGAAGGCAATTCACTGTGATATTAATCCACTAGCTAATTTTATTTGTTCACAAATTGCAGTTAGTCCCGTAGACATTGATAGTTTCAAAGCAGCTTTTGATGAAATAGAAAAAAATTGTAAAGATGCTATTAATCAGGTTTACAATATGTCTGATGAGCAAGTTGATAATTTAGAAATTAAGTATTGGTATCCGCAAGGAATTAAATTACCTAACAATGCTGATGCTGTATACGTAGAGCAAATTCATACTAAAAGACAGCTATTCTCTCTATCTTTATTACTCTACCATATCAATCAAATATCAGATGATATTATTAATTGTTTAATGAAGTTTGTATTTTCAGCCACATTAAATAAAACGAATTTGACCTTTAGTTCTACACATGGTAGAAAAGCAAGTCGTGGTAATAGTGGAATTATGCACCGCTTAAGATACTGGATTCCACCTAATCCTCTTGATTTAAATGTATGGGAACAATTCGAGTTAAAATTTATTAATACAGTTAAATTTAAGCTAGAAACCAATTTAGTTATTGACAATTTTTACCAAGAAAATATTTCAATATTTAACCTTTCTGCTACTAATTTAAGTAATTCTATAAAACAAGAGTCCGTGGACTACATTTATACAGATCCTCCTTACGGAAAACATATTGCCTATCTTGGCTTATCAACAATGTGGAATGCTTGGTTAGGTTTTTCAGTAGATGATCAGAGTAAGCAGTTAGAAGTTATTGAAGGAGGGGATTTAAATAAATCTAAACAAAATTATATTGCTTTACTAGAATGTAGCATTGAACAAATGTTCCAAGTACTCAAATTTGATCGATGGATGAGTATTGTATTTTCGCATAAAGATCCCGCTTATTGGGATGCTATTATTAAATCAGCACAAGCAGCAGGGTTTGAATATGTAAATACAGCAGTACAGCCTTCTTATATGCAATCTTTACATAAGAAACAAAATCCTCTAAGGGTATTATCTGGCGAACTAGTGTTAAACTTCCGTAAAGTTAAAAATCCCAAAACTATTGCTATAAGCAAAGTAGGTACTGATGTTGTGCAGTTAATTAAACAAGTTGCTGAATTAACTGTCGTTAAAAACTCTGGAGCTTCGACTGAAGACATCTATAACTCTCTGATTCCTCAACTGTTAGAAAATGGATTATTGGGTGAAGTCAAAAAAAAGATAGATGATATTACACCTTTGCTTAGAGAAGAATTTGACTATTGTGATATTGATAACTTGTGGAAGATTCGACCAAATACTAAGATTGGCTGCTTCATCCCAATCGAGCTTCGGATAAGACACTATTTGCTCGATTACCTGCGAAGATTAGAGAAAGAGGGAAAAGCCGCTACTTTCGATCAAATAGTCTTGAATGTAATGCCAAATCTAATTAATGGTCAAACCCCTGCTAATCAGACTATTCTCAATATTTTAGAACAAATTGCTTATTCTCCAGACGGAAAGCACTGGCAGTTAAATAAGCCGGAAGATAAGCAATTAGAATTTGACTTAGGCATTTCTTTCGGCTCTCCATTGTTACCAAATTTAATCTTTCCCAAGGATGCTAACCAAATTGAACATGATTTGCTGATTTACGCACTTGCAAAAATCGGAATTGCTGTTGGTTTAAAAGTTCATATTGGTAAAAAAGAGCAAGGTTCTAGTAGTTGGAATGGAGAATCATTTAAAACCATCTCTTTATCAGAATTACCAATAAAAAAGCAACTAACACAGTGGCAAAGAGATAAAATAGAGCAAATAGATTTAATTTGGTTCGATTCTTTAGGTAGTGCTATATTTGCATTTGAAATTGAAACAAGCACACCGATTACCACTGGCATTGACAGATTTATGGAATTACTTAAGGTTTATCCTAATTTAGCAAAAAATATTGTTTTAGTAATTCCCAAAAAGCGATTAAATAAAATGAATAAGTTACTCAAGGAATCCCACTATATCGGTCATCCTTTATATATGGAAAACAAGCTAAGTTACATTTTCTCTAATCAGATTGCTGATATTTATAGTAAGCTAACAACGCAAAATAATTTAAGTTTAGAGAAGATTTTAGGGGAAATTCAGAAAAAGCTGACTTTTCCTAACTTTACAACATAA
- a CDS encoding Uma2 family endonuclease: protein MVAAVQVQTYTVEEFLNLDLPEGQEYELVNGIIVPMAEPSGEHENLRSELLVELRIESKRRQLGLLLHPKPVLQLSPKYTRKPDLIAINRDSWNRQTQQQAVLKEPPSVAIEIVSTNWEEDYRNKPLWYAAFGVSELWIIDPLFTVCRYPDRKNPKIEAPTISIGQLVTSPSILVEREYQFQSFTGNQRIQSQFFPDLNLTVEQIIAFGTGI from the coding sequence ATGGTTGCTGCTGTCCAAGTTCAGACTTACACCGTAGAAGAATTTCTCAACCTAGACTTGCCCGAAGGACAGGAATACGAGTTAGTCAATGGAATTATAGTACCGATGGCAGAACCTTCAGGCGAACATGAGAATTTGCGATCGGAACTTTTAGTAGAATTGCGAATCGAAAGCAAACGCCGCCAACTGGGTTTACTATTGCATCCCAAACCCGTGTTACAGTTAAGCCCTAAATACACTCGGAAACCTGACCTAATCGCCATTAATCGGGATTCTTGGAATCGACAGACTCAGCAACAAGCTGTATTAAAAGAACCACCCAGCGTTGCGATCGAAATTGTCAGCACCAATTGGGAAGAAGATTATCGTAACAAACCTCTATGGTATGCTGCTTTTGGAGTAAGTGAGTTATGGATTATCGATCCTCTTTTTACTGTTTGTCGTTATCCCGATCGCAAAAATCCCAAAATCGAAGCACCCACCATCTCCATTGGTCAACTAGTTACTTCCCCCAGCATTTTAGTTGAACGCGAATACCAGTTTCAGAGTTTCACAGGTAATCAAAGAATTCAATCTCAATTCTTTCCAGATTTAAACCTCACAGTAGAACAAATTATCGCATTCGGAACCGGAATTTAG
- a CDS encoding phosphoribulokinase has product MTKKPDRVVLIGVAGDSGCGKSTFLRRITDLFGTEFVTVICLDDYHCLDRKQRKETGITALDPRANNFDLMYEQIKALKSGETINKPIYNHETGMIDPPELVQPNHVVVIEGLHPLYDERVRSLIDFSVYLDISEEVKIAWKIQRDMSERGHTYEDVLAAINSRRPDFSAYIEPQREFADVVIQVLPTQLIKDDKEGKILRVRLIQKVGVEGFEPAYLFDEGSTIDWIPCGNKLTCSYPGIRMHYGPDAYYGHAAEILEVDGQFENLEQVIYIENHLSKTSAKYNGELTHLLLQHKEYPGSNNGTGLFQVLTGLKMRAAYERLTAQEAKIAATANR; this is encoded by the coding sequence ATGACCAAAAAGCCGGATCGCGTGGTGCTAATTGGTGTCGCCGGGGACTCCGGGTGTGGAAAGTCTACATTTTTGCGCCGTATCACTGATTTGTTTGGCACGGAGTTTGTCACAGTAATCTGTTTGGACGATTATCATTGTCTGGATAGAAAGCAGCGCAAGGAAACGGGGATTACTGCACTCGATCCAAGAGCCAATAATTTCGATCTGATGTATGAGCAGATCAAGGCGCTTAAGAGTGGCGAGACAATCAATAAGCCGATTTACAATCACGAAACCGGCATGATTGATCCACCGGAATTAGTTCAGCCAAATCATGTTGTGGTGATTGAAGGGCTGCATCCTTTGTATGATGAGCGGGTGCGATCGCTAATCGACTTCAGTGTATACCTCGACATTAGCGAAGAAGTCAAGATTGCTTGGAAGATTCAACGCGATATGTCCGAACGGGGTCACACTTATGAGGATGTGTTAGCTGCAATTAATTCCCGTCGTCCTGATTTTTCTGCTTACATCGAACCTCAAAGAGAGTTCGCTGATGTGGTAATTCAGGTGTTGCCTACCCAGTTGATTAAAGATGACAAGGAAGGCAAGATTCTGCGGGTGCGCTTGATTCAAAAAGTTGGTGTAGAAGGTTTTGAGCCTGCTTACCTGTTTGATGAAGGTTCGACAATTGATTGGATTCCCTGTGGCAATAAGCTAACTTGCTCCTATCCCGGAATTAGAATGCACTATGGGCCTGATGCTTATTATGGTCATGCGGCAGAAATTCTGGAAGTTGATGGACAATTCGAGAATTTGGAACAGGTAATCTATATCGAAAATCATCTGAGTAAGACTTCCGCCAAGTATAACGGTGAGTTAACCCACCTGTTGTTACAACACAAGGAATATCCTGGTTCTAATAATGGAACTGGTTTGTTCCAAGTCTTGACAGGTTTGAAGATGCGTGCTGCTTACGAACGGTTAACTGCTCAAGAAGCGAAAATTGCTGCTACTGCTAACCGTTAA
- the petH gene encoding ferredoxin--NADP reductase has translation MYNPSAAGGAANTQSGSRVFVYEVVGLRQNEATDQTNYPIRRSGSVFITVPYNRMNEEMRRITRLGGQIVSIRPLNAENQGNGTSAPEKTNRLQQEKKEEAKPMTQAKQKEKDIPVNTYRPNAPFVGKCMSNEELVREGGEGTVRHLKFDLRGSDLRYLEGQSIGIIPDGTDKNGKPHKLRLYSIASTRHGDDLDDKTVSLCVRQLVYKHPETGEEVKGVCSTFLTQLNVGDDVKITGPVGKEMLLPEDPEANIIMMATGTGIAPFRAFLWRMLKEQHEDYKFKGLAWLFFGCAYTPNILYKEELEELQAKFPENFRLTYAISREQKNPKGGKMYIQDRIAEHADALWDLVQKPNTHTYICGLKGMEGGIDEGMSGAAGKFGVNWADYQKQLKKEHRWHVETY, from the coding sequence ATGTACAATCCAAGCGCAGCTGGTGGTGCTGCCAACACACAATCTGGTAGCCGCGTCTTTGTTTACGAAGTGGTAGGGTTACGGCAGAACGAAGCAACTGACCAAACCAACTACCCAATTCGTCGCAGTGGCAGCGTGTTTATCACTGTGCCCTACAACCGCATGAATGAAGAAATGCGGCGGATCACACGCCTGGGCGGTCAAATTGTTAGCATTCGACCGTTGAACGCTGAGAATCAAGGGAATGGAACTTCCGCGCCGGAGAAAACTAATAGACTCCAGCAAGAGAAGAAAGAAGAAGCTAAGCCAATGACTCAAGCGAAGCAAAAAGAAAAGGACATTCCGGTTAATACTTACCGTCCGAATGCTCCTTTTGTGGGCAAATGTATGTCCAATGAAGAGTTAGTCCGTGAAGGTGGAGAAGGAACTGTCCGTCACCTGAAGTTCGACCTCAGAGGAAGCGATTTGCGCTATCTGGAAGGCCAAAGTATCGGTATTATTCCTGATGGAACCGATAAAAACGGCAAACCTCACAAACTGAGACTGTATTCGATCGCATCCACTCGTCACGGCGATGACTTGGATGATAAAACTGTCTCCCTCTGCGTGCGCCAACTAGTTTACAAGCACCCAGAAACCGGAGAAGAAGTTAAGGGCGTTTGTTCTACCTTCCTCACTCAATTGAATGTGGGTGATGATGTGAAAATTACTGGCCCTGTGGGTAAGGAAATGCTCTTACCAGAAGATCCAGAAGCCAATATTATCATGATGGCTACTGGTACAGGTATTGCGCCTTTCCGCGCTTTCTTGTGGCGGATGCTCAAAGAACAGCATGAAGATTACAAATTCAAGGGTCTAGCTTGGCTGTTCTTTGGTTGTGCTTATACCCCCAATATTCTGTATAAGGAAGAATTGGAAGAATTACAAGCGAAGTTCCCAGAGAACTTCCGTTTAACTTATGCCATCAGCCGGGAACAAAAGAACCCCAAAGGTGGCAAGATGTACATCCAAGACCGGATTGCAGAACACGCTGATGCTCTTTGGGATTTGGTACAAAAACCCAACACCCACACCTACATTTGCGGTTTGAAAGGTATGGAAGGCGGTATCGACGAGGGTATGTCCGGTGCGGCTGGTAAGTTTGGTGTTAATTGGGCTGATTACCAAAAGCAACTGAAGAAAGAACACCGCTGGCACGTAGAGACTTACTAA